One segment of Thermoanaerobacter kivui DNA contains the following:
- the hepT gene encoding type VII toxin-antitoxin system HepT family RNase toxin: MKSNYFIYYTGERLVQLIIETCMDINSLIIEYKGLRPPKSYYESFIILGDKKILPNKVSKQLASFTGVRNRIVHQYEDINHKIIFDNYKNPYRVS, encoded by the coding sequence ATAAAAAGCAATTACTTCATTTATTATACTGGTGAAAGACTGGTACAGCTTATAATAGAAACCTGCATGGATATAAATTCTTTAATTATAGAATACAAAGGGTTAAGACCTCCTAAAAGTTATTATGAATCTTTTATAATACTTGGGGATAAAAAGATTTTACCTAACAAAGTTTCAAAACAGCTTGCCTCTTTTACTGGTGTAAGAAATAGAATTGTTCACCAGTATGAAGATATAAACCACAAAATAATTTTTGACAATTATAAAAACCCTTATAGAGTTAGTTAA
- a CDS encoding NAD(P)-dependent oxidoreductase — translation MSEKHDLYFQPEPGFTAEEAYEEASRCLNCKIPSCQRACPLKVDIPGFINAIKEKDLETAMMIIRDRHPLPAMCGYACPSSKFCEGHCALAKKGKPIAIAKLKRFVADWEYANSINAQRWAKPRDVAVVGGGPAGITAAYELLKLGHRVTILEASNLLGGLLRKALPDFRLPRELVDIEVQRIKRFGVRVETGEILGKNITLKDLKRVYDAILIAGAPYKSKKLNIPGEELPQVYSGIEFLIKLKSLQLDEVDKIKVGEKVVVIGGGNVSIDVARSCLRLGAKEVIIIYRKGPEEMPALKKEVDKALEEGAKIVYWSTPIEIKGENGRVTAINIQNPNGQETLPVDEVYVTIGYTPNPESFKIPELKLTEKGLVEIDPNTCETSIEGVFAAGDVAYGPSTIAEAMASGKKAAWGIHKYLSRK, via the coding sequence ATGTCAGAAAAACATGATTTATATTTTCAACCTGAACCTGGCTTTACCGCGGAAGAGGCTTATGAAGAGGCTTCTCGCTGTTTGAATTGTAAAATTCCTTCCTGTCAGAGAGCCTGCCCTTTAAAAGTAGATATCCCAGGCTTTATTAATGCCATTAAGGAAAAAGATCTGGAAACGGCTATGATGATTATTAGAGATCGTCATCCCTTGCCCGCTATGTGTGGTTATGCCTGCCCCAGCAGTAAATTTTGTGAAGGGCATTGTGCTTTGGCTAAAAAAGGCAAGCCTATTGCAATAGCCAAGCTAAAACGTTTTGTAGCTGATTGGGAATATGCTAACAGTATCAACGCTCAAAGATGGGCAAAACCTAGAGATGTTGCTGTTGTAGGAGGTGGACCGGCTGGAATCACTGCTGCCTATGAACTTTTGAAACTGGGGCATAGAGTGACCATTTTAGAAGCTAGTAATTTATTAGGAGGACTTTTAAGAAAGGCTTTGCCTGATTTTCGTTTGCCCAGGGAATTGGTGGATATTGAAGTTCAGAGGATAAAAAGATTTGGGGTTAGAGTAGAGACAGGAGAGATTTTGGGCAAAAACATCACCTTAAAAGATTTAAAACGTGTTTATGATGCAATTTTAATTGCCGGCGCCCCATATAAATCTAAAAAGTTAAATATTCCTGGAGAAGAACTACCTCAGGTATATTCCGGTATAGAATTTTTGATAAAACTTAAAAGTCTTCAATTGGATGAAGTGGATAAAATAAAGGTTGGTGAAAAGGTAGTTGTCATCGGTGGCGGGAATGTTAGTATAGACGTTGCGAGGTCATGTTTGCGCTTAGGAGCTAAGGAAGTGATAATTATTTATCGTAAAGGACCTGAAGAAATGCCTGCCTTAAAAAAAGAGGTAGATAAAGCTTTAGAAGAAGGAGCGAAAATCGTTTACTGGAGTACTCCGATTGAGATTAAAGGAGAGAATGGAAGGGTAACAGCAATAAACATTCAAAACCCTAATGGACAAGAAACTCTCCCGGTGGACGAAGTTTATGTAACTATTGGATACACCCCTAACCCTGAAAGCTTTAAAATTCCTGAATTAAAGCTGACAGAAAAAGGCTTAGTTGAAATAGATCCAAACACTTGTGAAACCTCCATCGAAGGGGTTTTTGCAGCTGGAGATGTAGCCTATGGTCCTTCCACTATTGCTGAGGCTATGGCTAGTGGCAAAAAGGCTGCTTGGGGTATCCATAAATATTTATCCCGAAAATAA
- the mntA gene encoding type VII toxin-antitoxin system MntA family adenylyltransferase antitoxin yields MFYEIDGIFYDKEKLNEFVNKYNPSLILIFGSYARGRVHELSDLDIGIKFDKNIEMALYSSILKELVEIFNREDIDVVILNYADPLLRFEIISSCKVLYQAYPEAYLDFYLYSVKGYDDVKRLRKLEENYLKKGIKNELQRCHPPQINKPL; encoded by the coding sequence ATGTTTTATGAGATAGATGGCATTTTTTACGACAAAGAAAAATTAAATGAATTTGTTAACAAATATAATCCATCATTAATCTTGATATTTGGCTCCTATGCAAGAGGAAGAGTACATGAATTGAGCGATTTAGATATTGGAATAAAATTTGATAAAAACATAGAAATGGCTTTGTATAGCTCAATATTAAAAGAGCTTGTAGAAATTTTCAATAGAGAGGATATTGATGTTGTAATTTTAAACTATGCTGATCCACTTTTGCGTTTTGAAATTATAAGTAGTTGCAAAGTGTTGTATCAGGCTTATCCTGAAGCATACCTAGATTTTTATTTGTATTCTGTCAAAGGTTATGATGATGTGAAAAGATTAAGAAAATTGGAAGAAAATTATTTAAAAAAGGGGATAAAAAATGAATTACAAAGATGTCATCCGCCGCAAATTAATAAGCCTCTCTAA
- a CDS encoding putative ABC transporter permease subunit — protein sequence MNVLPVAIIIPFIFIVSFIENTKIGLENITNYTSAPNGWFWVSMIGLAFSLFVAGSNSLSSTSFSREGKMFYISKLMPVEPALQLKAKWIFGIIITIVIILPIYVLGWYLFKIHLLSMVILIVLMLIGISAVNILSLLIDAMKPSFEWENPQKAMKGNLNVLLHDCYDFFDRLYVCDYWAI from the coding sequence ATGAATGTACTGCCAGTTGCTATAATAATTCCTTTTATATTCATTGTTTCTTTTATAGAAAATACAAAAATTGGACTTGAAAATATCACAAATTATACGTCAGCTCCTAACGGCTGGTTTTGGGTTTCAATGATAGGACTTGCTTTTTCGCTTTTTGTAGCAGGAAGCAATAGCCTTTCATCTACTTCCTTTTCAAGGGAAGGAAAAATGTTTTACATATCAAAGTTGATGCCAGTTGAGCCGGCACTACAGTTAAAAGCAAAATGGATTTTTGGTATAATTATTACAATAGTGATTATACTTCCTATATATGTATTGGGCTGGTATCTTTTTAAAATACACCTTTTAAGTATGGTAATACTGATTGTTTTAATGCTTATAGGCATTTCCGCAGTAAATATACTAAGCCTTTTGATAGACGCCATGAAGCCTTCCTTTGAATGGGAGAATCCTCAAAAGGCTATGAAGGGAAATTTAAATGTGCTTTTGCATGATTGTTACGATTTTTTTGATAGGTTGTATGTTTGCGATTATTGGGCTATTTGA